From a single Ailuropoda melanoleuca isolate Jingjing chromosome 12, ASM200744v2, whole genome shotgun sequence genomic region:
- the ZNF268 gene encoding zinc finger protein 268 isoform X2, whose amino-acid sequence MTQSRGPLSFVDVCVDFTWEEWRLLEPAQKHLYRSVMLENYSHLVSLGYQDSKPDIIFRLEQGEELWMMQAQIPRQAPPEEVWEIDDHMKWHQENQDKLESMAKGYECTTFGKLCLLSTNYVSSGQNLHKYVTRGMSFKYDIDFNSNYAGKNPNEFHAYEESFYHSKHEQTVIGIKYGESNESGKTVNKKSQLICQQMYIGGKPFECSVCGKTFSSKSYLAVHQRTHVEEKPYKCKGCGKDFSSKSYLTVHQRTHTGEKLHECSECGKSFSFNSQLVIHQRIHTGESPYECCECGRVFSRKDQLVSHQRTHSGQKPYGCNECGKAFGLKSQLIIHQRIHTGEKPFECTECQKAFNTKSNLMVHQRTHTGEKPYGCSECGKAFTFKSQLIVHQGVHTGVKPYGCIQCGKAFSLKSQLIVHQRSHTGMKPYVCTECGKAFRSKSYLIIHMRTHTGERLHECSDCGKAFSFNSQLIIHQRIHTGESPYECHECGKAFSRKYQLISHQRTHAGEKPYECTDCGKTFGLKSQLIIHQRTHTGEKPFECSDCSKAFNTKSNLIVHQRTHTGEKPYGCSECGKAFTFKSQLIVHQGAHTGVKPYGCNQCGKAFSLKSQLIVHQRSHTGVKPYGCSECGKAFRSKSYLIIHMRTHTGEKPHECNECGKSFSFNSQLIVHQRIHTGENPYECSECGKAFNRKDQLISHQRTHAGEKPYGCSDCGKAFSSKSYLIIHMRTHSGEKPYECNNCGKAFIWKSLLIVHERTHAGESPYKCGQCEKSFSGKLRLIVHQRMHTREKPYECSECEKAFVRKSQLIVHQRTHSGEKPYGCSECGKTFSQKSILSAHQRTHTGEKPCKCTECGKAFCWKSQLIMHQRTHGDEKHIDELNVRNFLPKVNS is encoded by the coding sequence AAGAAGTCTGGGAAATTGATGATCATATGAAATGGCATCAGGAAAATCAAGACAAGCTGGAAAGTATGGCAAAAGGCTATGAATGTACTACATTTGGAAAACTATGTCTTCTAAGTACAAATTATGTTTCTTCAGGACAAAATCTTCATAAATACGTCACACGTGGAATGAGTTTTAAATATGATATAGATTTCAATAGTAATTATGCTGGAAAGAATCCTAATGAGTTTCATGCATATGAGGAATCATTCTACCATTCTAAACATGAGCAAACTGTTATTGGAATAAAATACGGTGAAAGTAATGAATCTGGAAAAACTGTCAACAAGAAGTCACAACTCATATGCCAACAAATGTATATAGGAGGAAAGCCTTTTGAATGCAGTGTTTGTGGAAAGACCTTCAGCAGCAAGTCATACCTTGCAGTGCATCAACGAACTCACGTAGAAGAGAAACCCTACAAATGTAAGGGATGTGGGAAAGACTTCAGCAGCAAGTCCTACCTCACTGTccatcagagaactcacacaggagagaaactccatgaatgcagtgaatgtgggaagtcCTTCAGTTTCAATTCTCAACTTGTTATACATCAGAGAATCCACACAGGTGAGAGTCCCTATGAATGCTGCGAGTGTGGAAGAGTGTTCAGTAGGAAAGACCAGCTTGTTTCACACCAGAGAACTCATTCAGGACAGAAACCGTATGGTTGTAATGAATGTGGTAAGGCTTTTGGTTTGAAGTCACAACTCATTATacatcaaagaattcatacaggagagaaaccctttGAATGTACTGAATGTCAGAAAGCTTTTAATACAAAGTCAAACCTTATGGTACATCAGAGAACCCATACAGGGGAGAAGCCGTATGGTTGTAGTGAATGCGGAAAAGCCTTTACTTTCAAGTCGCAGCTCATTGTACATCAGGGCGTTCACACAGGAGTAAAGCCGTATGGATGCATtcagtgtgggaaagccttcagtttGAAGTCACAGCTCATTGTGCATCAGAGAAGTCACACAGGAATGAAACCTTATGTATGCActgaatgtggcaaagccttcaGGAGCAAGTCCTACCTCATTATACATATgagaactcacacaggagagaGACTCCATGAATGCAGTgactgtgggaaagccttcagtttCAATTCTCAACTCATTATACATCAGAGAATCCACACAGGAGAGAGTCCATATGAATGccatgaatgtgggaaagccttcagtcgGAAATACCAGCTCATTTCACACCAGAGAACCCATGCTGGGGAGAAGCCCTATGAGTGCACTGACTGTGGGAAAACTTTTGGTTTGAAGTCACAGCTCATCATACATCAGAGAactcatacaggagagaaaccctttGAATGCAGTGACTGTAGCAAAGCCTTTAATACAAAGTCAAACCTTATTGTACATCAGAGAACTCATACAGGGGAGAAACCGTATGGTTGTAGTGAATGCGGAAAAGCCTTTACTTTCAAGTCGCAGCTCATTGTACATCAGGGAGCACACACTGGGGTAAAACCCTATGGATGTAAtcaatgtggaaaagcctttagTTTGAAGTCACAGCTCATTGTACATCAGAGAAGTCACACTGGAGTGAAACCCTATGGatgcagtgaatgtggaaaagccttcaggAGCAAGTCCTACCTCATTATACACATgagaactcacacaggagagaaaccacatgaatgcaatgaatgtgggaaatccttcAGTTTCAATTCACAACTCATTgtacatcagagaattcacacaggagaaaatcCCTATGAATGTAGCGAATGTGGAAAAGCTTTTAATAGGAAAGATCAGCTCATTTCTCATCAGAGAACTCACGCAGGGGAAAAACCTTATGGATGCAGTgactgtgggaaagcctttagtaGCAAGTCCTATCTCATTATCCACATGAGAACTCATtcaggagagaaaccatatgaatgtAACAATTGTGGGAAGGCCTTCATTTGGAAGTCACTACTCATTGTACATGAGCGAACTCATGCAGGGGAAAGCCCTTACAAATGTGGTCAATGTGAGAAATCCTTCAGTGGAAAATTACGGCTCATTGTACATCAGAGAATGCACACgagagagaaaccctatgaatgcaGTGAATGTGAGAAAGCTTTCGTTAGGAAATCTCAGCTTATTGTACATCAGAGAACTCATTCGGGGGAGAAACCCTATGGatgcagtgaatgtggaaaaACCTTCTCTCAGAAATCAATCCTCAGTGCACATCAGAGGACTCATACAGGAGAGAAGCCTTGCAAATGCactgaatgtgggaaagccttttgTTGGAAGTCACAGCTCATTATGCACCAGAGAACTCATGGAGATGAAAAACACATTGATGAATTAAATGTAAGAAACTTTCTTCCAAAAGTCAATTCATAG